From Lysinibacillus sp. SGAir0095, the proteins below share one genomic window:
- a CDS encoding CtsR family transcriptional regulator translates to MRNISDIIEGYLKQVIELGGQGHIEIKRSELADKFQCVPSQINYVINTRFTAERGYLVESKRGGGGYIRILRVKAHSRIDLLEDMISQINHGATQAMAEDIIYRLIDEQVISKREAKLMLAAIDRSTLRLQLPIRDELRSYILQSMLTTLKYDK, encoded by the coding sequence ATGAGAAATATATCTGACATCATTGAAGGTTATTTGAAACAAGTTATCGAATTAGGTGGTCAAGGACATATTGAAATCAAACGTAGTGAGTTGGCAGATAAGTTTCAATGCGTCCCCTCGCAGATAAATTATGTGATCAATACGCGATTTACTGCTGAAAGAGGTTATCTTGTTGAAAGTAAACGAGGAGGCGGTGGCTATATCCGAATCTTACGTGTTAAAGCACATTCCAGAATTGATTTGCTGGAGGATATGATTAGCCAAATTAATCATGGTGCAACACAAGCAATGGCAGAAGATATTATTTATCGTTTAATCGATGAACAAGTAATCTCAAAACGCGAAGCAAAACTAATGCTGGCTGCAATCGATAGGTCTACACTTCGACTACAATTACCGATTAGAGACGAGTTAAGATCCTATATACTGCAATCTATGTTGACCACATTAAAATACGATAAATAA
- a CDS encoding DUF779 domain-containing protein has translation MVQRVTATDAALELIEKLKDKHGPIMFHQSGGCCDGSSPMCYPEGDLIIGNADILLGEIGGAKFYMHKSQFDYWKHTQLIIDVVEGRGGMFSLEGVEGKRFLTRSRAFTSEELAQLI, from the coding sequence GTGGTTCAACGTGTAACTGCTACCGATGCCGCACTTGAATTGATTGAAAAGTTAAAGGACAAGCATGGTCCAATCATGTTCCATCAATCGGGTGGTTGCTGTGATGGTTCTTCGCCGATGTGTTACCCAGAAGGAGATCTAATCATTGGGAATGCCGATATTCTACTTGGTGAGATAGGTGGAGCCAAGTTTTATATGCACAAAAGCCAGTTCGATTATTGGAAGCATACGCAGCTCATTATTGATGTAGTGGAAGGTCGAGGAGGAATGTTTTCGTTAGAGGGTGTCGAGGGGAAACGTTTTCTTACTAGATCTAGAGCTTTTACATCAGAAGAGTTAGCACAACTAATATAA
- a CDS encoding protein arginine kinase produces the protein MNLEHFLKSGAPGWMDVKGLDADIVLSTRIRLARNLDGYRFPLSFTENEAHQIDEMVNEALNSIKAEGHKFSHFTIKEMPALQRQVLVEKHLISPLLAKKEKSASVHISNDEAISIMVNEEDHLRIQCLAPGLQLAETYANAYKLDSKLEVHLPYAFNESFGYLTSCPTNVGTGLRASVMMHLPALTMSKQIKVVTQMLARLGMVVRGIYGEGSENLGNIYQISNQVTLGKSEEEILKDLQEVALQIIKNERGAREALLKNSRIILEDRFNRSLGTLKYARIMTSEEAASCLSNVRLGVDVGIIKDVPLNVLNECMILIQPGFVQQYAGTTLQASERDMYRAKLLREKLNLNNQKLLEKGEERYDV, from the coding sequence ATGAATCTTGAACACTTTTTAAAAAGCGGTGCACCAGGATGGATGGATGTAAAAGGACTTGATGCAGACATTGTTTTGAGCACACGTATTCGTTTAGCCAGAAACTTGGATGGTTATCGTTTCCCATTAAGCTTTACAGAAAATGAAGCCCATCAAATTGATGAAATGGTTAACGAAGCGTTAAATTCTATTAAAGCTGAGGGCCATAAGTTTTCGCATTTTACCATTAAAGAAATGCCTGCACTGCAAAGGCAAGTTTTAGTTGAAAAGCACCTGATCAGTCCTCTTTTAGCAAAAAAAGAGAAGTCCGCCTCTGTTCATATATCGAATGATGAAGCAATAAGTATAATGGTAAACGAAGAAGATCACTTGCGGATTCAATGCTTGGCTCCAGGACTTCAGCTTGCAGAAACCTATGCAAATGCCTATAAGCTAGATAGCAAATTAGAAGTTCATCTTCCTTATGCTTTTAATGAGTCATTTGGTTACTTAACGAGCTGCCCAACCAATGTTGGCACAGGACTTCGAGCATCAGTTATGATGCATTTGCCGGCCCTTACCATGTCTAAACAAATAAAAGTAGTTACACAGATGCTTGCACGATTAGGAATGGTAGTAAGGGGTATATATGGAGAAGGCAGTGAAAATTTAGGGAATATTTATCAAATCTCTAATCAAGTAACACTAGGTAAATCGGAAGAGGAGATTTTAAAAGACCTGCAAGAGGTCGCGTTACAAATTATCAAAAATGAGCGCGGTGCTCGAGAGGCATTATTAAAAAATTCTCGAATAATATTAGAAGACCGCTTTAATCGTTCGTTAGGTACTTTAAAGTATGCCCGAATCATGACGAGCGAAGAAGCTGCTTCTTGTTTATCAAATGTTCGCCTTGGAGTTGATGTAGGCATCATTAAGGATGTCCCATTGAATGTATTAAATGAGTGCATGATTCTTATACAACCAGGCTTTGTACAGCAGTATGCAGGTACAACTCTTCAAGCTAGTGAACGAGATATGTATAGAGCAAAACTATTACGTGAAAAGTTAAATTTGAATAATCAAAAGTTATTGGAAAAAGGAGAGGAAAGATATGATGTTTAA
- a CDS encoding aldehyde dehydrogenase family protein: MEETKLWINGNWENAQKTYSLTAPYSGEVIAEVAKASVKDVERAIEGAHKSFQSFKKTTAYERAEILYKVVEIMRERKEEFARILALEAGKPLSASLTEIDRTIATYQFSAEAAKQSTGETVPLDAAPGTKDRIGYTKRVPIGVVSAITPFNFPFNLVAHKLGPAIAVGNSVVLKPATQTPLTSLVMAEVFKEAGLPDGVLQIVTGSGSELSDSLVTHPLVKKVTFTGSGAVGLKIKEKVGLRKLTLELGSNAAVVVEPSTPIDEIISRCVAGAFGYAGQVCISLQRVYVHDSIYDEFAKAFIEKTRKLKLGDPLDPSTDVSAMINPKELERIKQWIEEAKSEGAKVATGAEFTQRTLQPTVMVNVKPHMKVVCQETFAPIVSLVPYSTLDEAISLVNASDLGLNAGIFTNVLTDAMKAAEEMEAGTVVINDIPTFRVDNMPYGGVKNSGYGREGIKYAIEEMTDLKFITIKTTI; encoded by the coding sequence TTGGAAGAAACAAAATTATGGATTAATGGAAATTGGGAAAATGCCCAAAAAACTTATTCATTAACTGCACCTTATTCTGGAGAAGTTATTGCAGAGGTAGCGAAGGCTTCTGTTAAAGATGTGGAACGTGCGATTGAAGGGGCACATAAGTCATTTCAATCTTTTAAGAAAACAACTGCTTATGAAAGGGCAGAAATTTTATATAAAGTAGTAGAGATTATGCGTGAACGAAAAGAAGAGTTCGCGCGAATTTTAGCTTTGGAAGCGGGAAAACCATTGTCTGCTAGCTTAACAGAGATAGACAGAACAATCGCAACGTATCAATTCTCGGCTGAAGCAGCAAAACAATCTACGGGGGAAACTGTTCCATTAGATGCTGCTCCAGGAACGAAAGACCGGATTGGTTATACTAAAAGGGTTCCAATTGGTGTTGTGTCTGCCATTACACCATTTAACTTCCCGTTTAACCTGGTGGCCCATAAATTAGGGCCAGCAATTGCTGTTGGAAACTCCGTTGTATTGAAGCCTGCTACACAAACGCCATTAACTTCACTTGTTATGGCGGAAGTATTCAAGGAAGCGGGATTACCGGATGGAGTGCTTCAAATTGTTACAGGCTCTGGCAGTGAGTTAAGTGATTCACTTGTAACCCATCCTCTTGTTAAAAAAGTAACATTTACAGGTAGTGGTGCAGTTGGATTGAAAATAAAAGAAAAAGTGGGACTACGTAAACTTACGTTAGAATTAGGCTCTAATGCTGCAGTAGTTGTCGAGCCAAGTACACCTATAGATGAAATTATTTCGCGCTGTGTAGCCGGTGCATTTGGATATGCAGGACAAGTTTGTATCTCCCTACAAAGAGTTTATGTGCATGACTCGATTTATGATGAATTTGCTAAAGCTTTTATAGAAAAAACAAGAAAGCTTAAATTAGGTGACCCACTTGACCCTTCAACGGATGTTAGTGCGATGATTAATCCAAAAGAACTTGAACGAATTAAACAATGGATTGAAGAGGCAAAATCCGAAGGGGCAAAAGTAGCCACAGGTGCAGAGTTTACGCAAAGGACATTACAACCAACAGTCATGGTGAATGTAAAGCCTCATATGAAAGTAGTTTGCCAAGAAACTTTTGCACCTATTGTGTCACTTGTACCTTATTCAACGTTGGATGAGGCAATCTCTTTAGTCAATGCTTCAGATTTGGGCTTAAACGCAGGGATTTTTACAAATGTTTTGACTGATGCTATGAAGGCGGCAGAAGAAATGGAAGCAGGAACTGTTGTGATTAATGATATTCCAACATTCAGAGTTGATAACATGCCATATGGTGGGGTTAAAAATAGTGGATACGGAAGAGAAGGCATTAAATATGCAATTGAAGAAATGACAGATTTGAAGTTTATTACGATTAAAACTACAATATAA
- a CDS encoding DUF4870 domain-containing protein, whose product MESKWGKVIIHASAFFAPMLVPILFWLLSTEEDIKRLSIQALLFQVVMWLLIGISSFFSFILIGIPFLIVFVIMTIVVPVIGIIKALNEEKWNYPIVGRWV is encoded by the coding sequence ATGGAAAGTAAATGGGGAAAAGTAATTATCCATGCAAGTGCATTTTTTGCTCCGATGTTGGTGCCGATTTTATTTTGGTTATTAAGCACGGAGGAGGATATTAAGCGACTTTCTATACAAGCATTATTATTCCAGGTAGTGATGTGGCTGTTAATCGGGATATCCAGCTTCTTTAGCTTCATCTTGATAGGGATTCCGTTCTTAATCGTCTTCGTCATCATGACAATCGTTGTTCCAGTTATCGGAATTATAAAAGCGTTAAACGAAGAAAAATGGAATTACCCGATTGTTGGACGTTGGGTATAA
- a CDS encoding UvrB/UvrC motif-containing protein, whose amino-acid sequence MVCEHCKERQATVTVTQVVNGQKSEKHYCEVCAQNFHPFNLDFHKEEQIPIHQLVSNLFGLPVWNSGTQEKAQSTTQKSAKCPTCGFTFRKFLNEGKLGCPQCYETFGKQLPLVLTKIQAGTTHSGKAPGKPNHHNEWIKKQIESTREQLQLAIHEERFEDAAGLRDEIREMERRLERGGVDTP is encoded by the coding sequence ATGGTTTGTGAACACTGTAAAGAGCGACAAGCTACAGTAACAGTAACACAAGTAGTTAATGGCCAAAAAAGTGAAAAACATTATTGTGAGGTTTGTGCACAAAATTTTCATCCTTTTAATTTAGATTTTCATAAAGAAGAACAAATTCCAATTCATCAGCTTGTTTCTAATTTATTTGGATTACCTGTTTGGAATAGCGGGACACAGGAAAAAGCACAATCAACTACTCAAAAAAGTGCTAAATGTCCGACGTGTGGCTTCACGTTTCGTAAATTTTTGAATGAAGGGAAGCTTGGTTGTCCACAATGTTATGAAACCTTTGGTAAACAACTTCCGCTTGTTCTGACAAAAATACAAGCAGGAACCACTCATAGCGGAAAAGCACCTGGAAAGCCGAATCATCATAACGAGTGGATCAAAAAGCAAATAGAGTCTACTCGGGAACAATTACAATTAGCCATACATGAAGAACGTTTTGAAGATGCGGCTGGCTTACGTGATGAGATTCGAGAGATGGAGCGTAGGTTGGAACGTGGGGGTGTTGATACACCATGA
- a CDS encoding ATP-dependent Clp protease ATP-binding subunit, which translates to MMFNRFTQRAQKVLQLAQEEAIRWKHESIGTEHILLGLIREGGGIAAKALEAIDVSPQIIESGIEELVGKGAKDVGPIVHYTPRAKKVIELSVDESRKLGHAYIGTEHILLALIREGEGVAARVLANAGVSLNKARQQVLLLLGNNDAAQNASNPTQSVNTPTLDGLARDLTAIAREGSLDPVIGRSKEITRVIEVLSRRTKNNPVLIGEPGVGKTAIAEGLAQQIVNNEVPETLRDKRVMTLDMGTVVAGTKYRGEFEDRLKKVMDEIRQAGNVILFIDELHTLIGAGGAEGAIDASNILKPSLARGELQCIGATTLDEYRKYIEKDAALERRFQPIQVDEPSVDETIQIIKGLRDRYEAHHRVKITDEAVDAAAKLSDRYISDRFLPDKAIDLIDEAGSKVRLRSFTVPPNLKALEDKLEGVRSEKNAAVSSQEFEKAAALRDTEQKIKDELEATKKTWKEKQGKEESEVTVEDIAMVVSMWTGIPVSKIAQEESAKLLNLEDELHKRVVGQGEAVEAISRAIRRARAGLKDPKRPIGSFIFLGPTGVGKTELARALAEVMFGDEDAMIRIDMSEYMEKHSTSRLVGSPPGYVGFDEGGQLTEKVRRKPYSVVLLDEIEKAHPDVFNILLQVLDDGRLTDSKGRTVDFRNTVVIMTSNVGADALKYQKSLGFGVGSAESTKYKDMKGTMLEELKKAFRPEFLNRIDEMIVFHSLEKDELKQIIALMAKSLTNRLREQNIELELTDAALEKIAQEGYDPQYGARPLRRSLQKHVEDRLSEEVLKGTISTGQSVVIDYADNEFIVRPKNAVLTK; encoded by the coding sequence ATGATGTTTAACCGTTTTACTCAACGTGCACAAAAAGTATTGCAATTAGCACAAGAAGAAGCAATTCGTTGGAAACACGAATCCATTGGGACAGAACATATTTTACTTGGCCTTATTCGTGAAGGTGGGGGAATTGCAGCAAAAGCCCTAGAAGCAATTGATGTGAGCCCGCAAATTATAGAATCAGGCATTGAAGAGCTGGTTGGAAAAGGTGCAAAGGATGTTGGTCCGATTGTTCACTATACGCCAAGAGCTAAAAAAGTCATTGAATTATCAGTAGACGAGTCTAGAAAGCTAGGCCATGCCTATATCGGAACAGAGCATATTTTACTTGCTTTAATCCGTGAAGGTGAAGGGGTAGCGGCTCGAGTATTAGCGAACGCTGGAGTGAGCTTAAACAAAGCGCGTCAACAAGTTCTTTTATTACTTGGTAACAATGATGCTGCTCAAAACGCGAGCAATCCTACTCAATCTGTAAATACACCAACATTAGATGGTTTAGCTCGCGACTTGACGGCGATTGCTCGTGAAGGCTCACTAGATCCTGTAATCGGTCGTAGTAAAGAAATTACTCGTGTAATCGAGGTGCTTTCTCGTCGTACAAAAAACAATCCTGTATTAATTGGTGAACCGGGGGTTGGTAAAACAGCGATTGCAGAAGGCTTAGCACAGCAAATCGTAAACAATGAAGTACCTGAGACGCTTCGTGATAAACGAGTGATGACATTGGATATGGGTACAGTTGTTGCCGGAACAAAATATCGTGGTGAGTTTGAAGATCGCTTGAAAAAAGTGATGGATGAAATTCGCCAAGCGGGTAATGTTATTCTTTTCATTGATGAGCTACACACATTAATTGGTGCTGGTGGTGCAGAAGGAGCAATCGATGCCTCAAACATTTTAAAACCTTCATTAGCACGTGGCGAACTACAATGTATTGGTGCAACAACATTGGATGAGTATCGTAAATACATTGAAAAGGATGCTGCTTTAGAGCGTCGTTTCCAACCAATTCAAGTAGATGAACCATCGGTGGATGAAACAATTCAAATTATTAAAGGCTTACGTGATCGTTATGAAGCACATCACCGTGTGAAAATTACAGATGAAGCTGTTGATGCGGCAGCAAAATTATCAGACCGTTATATTTCAGATCGATTCTTGCCAGATAAAGCGATTGACTTAATTGATGAAGCGGGGTCAAAAGTACGCTTACGTTCATTCACTGTTCCACCAAATTTAAAAGCTTTAGAGGATAAATTAGAAGGTGTGCGTTCTGAAAAAAATGCAGCCGTATCAAGCCAAGAGTTTGAAAAAGCAGCAGCATTAAGAGATACAGAACAAAAAATTAAAGATGAATTAGAGGCCACAAAGAAAACGTGGAAGGAAAAACAAGGGAAAGAAGAGTCCGAAGTTACAGTAGAGGACATCGCAATGGTGGTTTCTATGTGGACTGGAATCCCTGTTTCAAAAATTGCTCAAGAGGAATCTGCAAAACTTCTTAACCTTGAAGATGAGTTACACAAACGTGTTGTAGGTCAAGGTGAAGCGGTAGAAGCCATTTCTCGTGCAATCCGTCGTGCTCGTGCAGGATTAAAAGATCCAAAACGCCCAATCGGTTCATTCATCTTCTTGGGACCTACAGGGGTTGGTAAAACTGAGCTTGCACGTGCCCTTGCTGAAGTAATGTTCGGCGATGAGGACGCAATGATTCGAATTGACATGTCCGAATACATGGAGAAACATTCAACTTCTCGCTTAGTTGGTTCACCTCCAGGTTATGTAGGTTTTGATGAAGGCGGACAATTAACAGAAAAAGTTCGTCGTAAACCATATTCTGTTGTATTGCTTGACGAAATTGAAAAAGCACATCCAGATGTGTTCAACATTTTACTTCAAGTACTAGATGATGGCCGTTTAACGGATTCTAAAGGTCGTACTGTAGATTTCCGAAATACAGTGGTAATCATGACATCGAACGTTGGTGCTGATGCACTTAAATATCAAAAATCATTAGGCTTTGGTGTTGGCAGCGCCGAATCAACGAAGTATAAAGATATGAAGGGCACTATGCTTGAAGAATTGAAAAAAGCATTCCGTCCGGAGTTCTTAAACCGAATCGATGAGATGATTGTGTTCCACTCACTTGAAAAAGACGAGTTAAAACAAATCATCGCTCTAATGGCGAAATCTTTGACAAACCGCCTAAGAGAACAAAATATTGAGCTGGAGCTTACAGATGCCGCACTTGAGAAAATTGCTCAAGAAGGATATGATCCACAATATGGTGCACGTCCATTACGTCGTTCGCTGCAAAAACATGTGGAGGACCGCCTATCTGAAGAGGTATTAAAAGGTACAATCAGCACAGGTCAAAGTGTCGTTATCGATTATGCTGATAATGAATTTATCGTAAGGCCAAAAAATGCAGTGCTAACTAAATAA
- a CDS encoding DUF4003 family protein, with translation MSEEQFIKAFQDNYNRLFNYTGGHDIQLMHSLACRYTLAQKQFSGVILQKIIEEIQESGEKALPTRLESNTSYKLAFHLLQQEDRNKEIKHIIANDLLLDQVKFKKTPHRIVGALFLQPSNLEHAQRAKQLYDEMNRNQRFLTSKEDIPYAVFLTANSNVQPKTQADTIMKYYSNLRNNQFTMGNHLQALAQIMTVYSEDYNKIMLEYVVKLREELIERGVKVKKLHYPYLGVLALAATDNSKINELTSLHNQLMGQKIFKNVKDYALIVAIQKIVHDLVEVHNLIDISGLTSILTLFDIVDFVLELGSIIPSGGISDVFDFFN, from the coding sequence ATGAGTGAAGAGCAATTCATAAAGGCGTTTCAAGACAATTATAATCGTCTTTTCAATTATACCGGTGGTCATGACATTCAGCTAATGCATTCATTAGCATGCAGATATACACTTGCTCAAAAACAATTTAGTGGAGTCATTCTACAAAAAATAATAGAAGAAATTCAAGAAAGTGGAGAGAAGGCATTACCGACACGATTGGAGTCGAATACAAGCTACAAATTAGCCTTCCACCTCTTACAACAGGAGGATAGGAACAAGGAAATCAAACACATCATAGCGAATGACCTACTATTAGATCAAGTCAAATTCAAAAAGACACCACATCGAATAGTAGGAGCTTTATTTTTACAGCCAAGTAATCTGGAGCATGCACAAAGAGCAAAGCAATTATATGATGAAATGAACCGAAATCAACGGTTTTTAACGTCCAAAGAAGATATTCCATATGCTGTTTTTTTAACAGCAAACTCGAATGTACAACCAAAAACTCAAGCAGATACGATAATGAAGTACTACAGCAACCTAAGAAATAATCAATTTACAATGGGAAACCACTTACAGGCACTAGCACAAATCATGACTGTGTATAGTGAAGATTATAATAAAATTATGTTGGAATATGTTGTGAAGCTAAGGGAAGAACTGATAGAACGAGGCGTAAAAGTGAAAAAACTTCATTACCCTTATTTGGGTGTTTTAGCTTTAGCTGCAACAGATAATTCAAAAATAAACGAACTTACTTCTTTACATAATCAGTTAATGGGGCAGAAGATTTTTAAAAACGTCAAGGACTATGCATTGATTGTAGCCATTCAAAAGATTGTTCATGATTTAGTTGAGGTGCATAATTTAATTGATATTTCAGGTTTAACAAGCATCTTAACTTTATTTGATATTGTCGACTTTGTCTTAGAGCTAGGTTCCATCATTCCATCAGGTGGAATTTCGGATGTATTCGATTTTTTTAACTAA
- a CDS encoding globin-coupled sensor protein: MSIFKKNLQKRNSRYFDVEKYIQEVTLNLSNYPDLQNQVQLINLTVEDLAILKQLKPLTEQFIPEMVNQFYDALIKSHHLMSIINQHSKIERLKGTLTKHLSEIFESKINDDYVRQRNTIAATHVRIGLESQWYLSSFQSLTSTFNNFINELDISKEDSLKAINAFSKIINLEQQLVIQAYEAEQQRIRTQDEAIKNALISSVQNTAEELNAISQETTASLYGISSQSGSIAAATKQGLDFVADTEEKSSLGKNHLETQTQLMQVILESVNMLEKSMSNLRTSSQKISEIVALVTGIADQTNLLALNASIEAARAGEHGKGFAVVADEVRKLAEETKSAVQNVSYLIHETETNIKHMTNSVNNVDDQVQRSVQTQQSLEESFNSIAKAVSGIKEQYTSTTTDITKISKLISELTESASQVSSSSDSLLNIVHELTE, translated from the coding sequence ATGTCTATTTTCAAAAAAAATCTACAAAAACGGAATTCCCGCTATTTCGATGTAGAAAAATACATACAGGAAGTTACATTAAATCTATCTAATTACCCAGATCTTCAGAATCAAGTTCAACTGATTAATTTAACAGTTGAAGACCTAGCTATCTTAAAGCAACTAAAACCTTTAACTGAACAATTTATTCCCGAAATGGTTAATCAATTTTATGACGCACTGATAAAGAGTCATCATCTAATGAGCATTATCAATCAACATTCAAAAATTGAACGATTAAAGGGTACATTAACAAAACATTTATCTGAAATTTTCGAAAGTAAAATCAATGATGACTATGTAAGACAAAGAAATACAATCGCTGCAACACATGTACGTATCGGCCTAGAATCGCAATGGTATTTAAGCTCATTCCAATCATTGACGTCTACTTTTAACAATTTTATAAACGAGCTGGATATTTCAAAAGAAGATTCTCTAAAAGCAATCAATGCTTTCTCTAAAATTATTAATCTTGAACAACAGCTAGTTATTCAAGCTTATGAAGCGGAACAACAACGCATCCGTACACAGGATGAAGCCATCAAAAATGCTTTGATTTCTTCCGTTCAAAATACAGCAGAGGAGTTAAATGCAATTAGTCAAGAAACGACTGCCTCTTTATATGGCATCTCTTCTCAATCAGGAAGTATTGCGGCTGCCACAAAACAAGGATTGGATTTTGTGGCGGATACAGAGGAAAAGTCTAGTTTAGGGAAAAACCATTTAGAGACTCAAACTCAACTGATGCAAGTTATTTTAGAAAGTGTTAATATGCTTGAAAAGTCAATGAGTAATTTGCGTACTTCATCCCAAAAGATTTCAGAGATTGTTGCACTCGTAACAGGTATTGCTGATCAAACAAATTTATTGGCATTAAATGCATCCATCGAAGCTGCACGGGCTGGAGAGCATGGAAAAGGCTTTGCAGTTGTAGCAGATGAAGTAAGGAAACTAGCTGAAGAAACGAAAAGTGCTGTTCAAAATGTCTCTTATTTAATCCATGAAACAGAGACAAATATCAAGCATATGACTAACTCTGTCAATAATGTGGATGATCAGGTACAAAGAAGCGTTCAAACTCAGCAAAGCCTAGAGGAATCCTTCAACTCTATTGCAAAAGCAGTGTCTGGCATTAAAGAGCAATACACAAGTACTACAACTGACATCACAAAAATCTCAAAATTAATTAGTGAGCTAACAGAAAGTGCATCTCAAGTATCTTCTTCTTCAGATTCACTGCTAAATATCGTTCACGAATTAACTGAATAA
- a CDS encoding acyl-CoA thioesterase, translating into MTNEVPISYSRSFQTHLVLPPDTNHHHSIFGGKVLAFIDEIAAITSMKHAKSEVVTASFDSVDFISPAYEGDILELEAMITSTGRSSMEVYVRVMAHNIMTGEQKLTTESFVTMVAVDESGKPIQVPKVYPETDRERQLFETGSARRELRQAKRQNTMARRKLLENLE; encoded by the coding sequence ATGACAAATGAAGTGCCGATAAGTTATTCTCGTTCTTTTCAGACACACCTTGTATTACCACCAGATACAAATCATCATCATTCCATCTTTGGTGGGAAAGTTCTAGCTTTTATTGATGAGATTGCTGCTATCACCTCTATGAAACATGCCAAGTCAGAGGTTGTTACAGCTTCCTTTGATTCGGTTGATTTTATATCACCTGCTTATGAGGGGGATATTCTTGAATTAGAAGCTATGATCACATCTACTGGACGCTCGTCGATGGAAGTTTACGTCCGGGTTATGGCCCATAACATCATGACTGGTGAGCAAAAGCTAACGACGGAATCATTTGTCACAATGGTGGCTGTAGATGAATCAGGAAAACCGATACAAGTCCCGAAGGTTTACCCGGAAACCGATCGAGAACGTCAGCTTTTCGAAACGGGGTCGGCTCGTAGAGAATTGCGGCAAGCTAAAAGGCAAAATACGATGGCACGTAGGAAGCTATTAGAAAATCTTGAATAA